The proteins below are encoded in one region of Mangifera indica cultivar Alphonso chromosome 7, CATAS_Mindica_2.1, whole genome shotgun sequence:
- the LOC123221235 gene encoding uncharacterized protein LOC123221235 produces MGCFLGCFGGSSKRKRRKPAKKVLLLPRDPIHGSYEPLVSSVSTLIDITENHTSSNSQHGNRIKIGKKVSFNLNVQTYEPLSKDETIYNLSESDGEDEKEQSGAETAKGNLFSVSEGNSTASKRGSFPPNYRYQNLTDCYEDEDDFEYNESDLDFDDDEGEDENEDLGGIAIDIDDQRVTKIEFLKQLNSQPEELSQGISWIHSAEDKSDNHIQLPGLNSILNPVDILTQWKAVKAKAASAKHLRKENFAIQQEPQTPFDLKTVSNLYPSNLGQYSSQSEPLLQEVTVNASLSNWLASRNPEESQATSISVENTATKRSMLVRSSLQESR; encoded by the exons ATGGGGTGTTTTCTCGGCTGTTTTGGTGGTTCTTCCAAAAGAAAACGTAGAAAACCGGCTAAAAAAGTCTTACTCTTACCTCGAGACCCA ATACATGGCAGTTACGAGCCTCTGGTTTCATCAGTTTCTACTCTTATTGATATAACTGAGAACCACACAAGCTCAAATTCTCAGCACGG CAATAGGATCAAAATTGGGAAGAAAGTAAGCTTTAATTTGAATGTTCAAACTTATGAGCCACTTTCAAAAGatgaaactatatataatttgtcaGAGAGCGATGGAGAGGATGAAAAAGAACAGAGTGGTGCAGAAACAGCAAAAGGGAACTTATTTTCGGTCTCTGAAGGGAATTCAACTGCATCAAAAAGGGGTTCATTTCCTCCCAATTATAGATACCAAAATTTGACAGACTGctatgaagatgaagacgatttTGAATACAATGAAAGTGATTtggattttgatgatgatgagggTGAGGATGAGAATGAAGATCTTGGTGGGATTGCAATTGACATTGATGATCAAAGAGTAACTAAAATTGAGTTCTTGAAGCAACTAAACTCACAACCTGAAGAATTGTCTCAAGGAATTTCGTGGATTCATTCAGCTGAAGACAAAAGCGATAACCATATTCAACTGCCTGGTTTGAATTCTATTTTGAATCCAGTAGATATTCTCACTCAATGGAAAGCAGTCAAAGCAAAAGCAGCATCAGCCAAGCACCTGAGGAAGGAGAATTTTGCTATACAGCAAGAACCACAAACACCCTTTGATTTGAAGACAGTTTCCAATCTGTATCCTTCCAACTTAGGTCAATATAGCAGTCAATCAGAGCCTTTACTACAGGAGGTTACGGTTAATGCTAGCCTTTCGAACTGGTTAGCATCACGAAATCCTGAGGAATCCCAAGCCACAAGCATTTCTGTTGAGAACACTGCAACAAAGAGAAGCATGCTTGTTAGATCATCTTTACAGGAAAGCAGATAA